From the Candidatus Poribacteria bacterium genome, one window contains:
- a CDS encoding zinc ABC transporter substrate-binding protein — protein MPTEDKGEGNRMKRIHCLVLSVGMVALAAAQPAFGLRVVTTTPDLAAITRAVGGSQVTVSSIALGVQDLHKIEAKPSFIRDVSKADLVIFNGLELEIGWLPLLIEGARNPKVRPGSKGSLDASTDVKVIEKPTGALDRSQGDVHPDGNPHYLLDPRNGVIVARTIAQKLSELDGANRAEYERGLAEFTRDMNARIARWETRLAVVQDMPVVAYHKTWEYLSAWAKFRIIDYVEEKPGIPGSPRHIASVIKRIGDEDALAVIGAIYDPRKERETIARRTSIADVTLPSSVGAEKGVDTYPALFEAIVSRLTQVSEGARR, from the coding sequence ATGCCTACTGAAGACAAGGGAGAGGGCAACCGCATGAAACGCATCCACTGCCTGGTTCTTTCCGTCGGTATGGTCGCGCTTGCAGCCGCGCAGCCGGCGTTTGGTCTCCGCGTCGTCACGACGACACCCGACCTCGCGGCGATCACGCGCGCTGTCGGCGGCTCGCAGGTGACCGTCTCCTCGATCGCTCTGGGGGTTCAGGACCTGCACAAGATCGAAGCCAAGCCGAGCTTCATCCGTGACGTCAGCAAGGCGGACCTCGTCATCTTCAACGGGCTGGAACTCGAGATCGGATGGCTGCCGCTGCTCATCGAAGGGGCTCGCAATCCGAAGGTGCGCCCTGGCTCCAAGGGTAGCCTCGACGCCTCGACTGACGTGAAGGTCATCGAGAAACCCACCGGCGCGCTCGACCGCTCACAAGGCGACGTGCATCCCGACGGGAACCCGCATTACCTCCTCGATCCCCGCAACGGCGTTATCGTCGCGCGGACGATCGCCCAGAAGCTGTCCGAGCTGGATGGCGCGAACCGCGCCGAGTACGAACGCGGTCTCGCCGAGTTCACGCGGGACATGAACGCGCGCATCGCCCGATGGGAAACGCGCCTCGCCGTCGTCCAAGACATGCCCGTCGTCGCCTATCACAAGACGTGGGAGTATCTGTCAGCTTGGGCGAAGTTCCGCATCATCGACTACGTCGAGGAGAAGCCGGGCATCCCGGGCTCGCCGAGACACATCGCGTCCGTCATCAAGCGGATCGGCGACGAAGACGCGCTCGCAGTGATCGGAGCCATCTACGATCCGCGCAAGGAGCGCGAGACCATTGCGAGGCGCACCAGCATCGCGGACGTGACGCTCCCGTCGTCCGTCGGCGCGGAGAAGGGAGTCGACACGTACCCGGCTCTGTTTGAAGCCATCGTGTCGCGGCTGACGCAGGTGTCCGAAGGAGCGCGGCGGTGA